In the genome of Carassius carassius chromosome 47, fCarCar2.1, whole genome shotgun sequence, one region contains:
- the LOC132130381 gene encoding uncharacterized protein LOC132130381 isoform X2, whose amino-acid sequence MTLSCMCFCLFVWMAVSALPTFQATSSVLYAKINGSENLLCECPDHSCQEVFWYRYLEKTKSLQFLVYVNSAGRELHGEQLNVNRFKGSVSSGQKVVYTLRITGLQEDEIGLYSCMFKIKNIMPVGYYIMPGVNPPTVQPPTVKTTKPVKICHCKPSNSPKGCEQFVLWPGIGALLLLAITLAGTLYYFSRLPKKCRHRFTKTNPLR is encoded by the exons aTGACCCTCTCTTGCATGTGCTTTTGTTTGTTCGTATGGATGGCAG TGTCCGCGCTGCCCACCTTCCAAGCTACGTCGTCTGTTCTCTACGCCAAAATCAATGGCTCGGAAAATCTGTTATGTGAATGTCCAGATCACTCCTGCCAGGAGGTTTTTTGGTACCGATACCTTGAGAAGACAAAGAGTCTTCAGTTCCTAGTCTATGTCAACAGCGCTGGCAGAGAGCTCCATGGAGAACAACTGAACGTCAATCGCTTCAAGGGCTCCGTGTCCTCTGGACAGAAGGTGGTCTACACCCTGCGTATAACAGGACTACAGGAGGATGAAATCGGCCTCTATTCCTGCATGTTTAAAATTAAGAATATTATGCCTGTTGGATATTACATAATGCCTGGAG TGAATCCTCCAACAGTTCAGCCGCCAACTGTTAAGACCACCAAACCTGTGAAGATCTGTCATTGCAAACCCTCCAATTCTCCTAAAG GCTGTGAACAGTTCGTGCTTTGGCCGGGCATTGGTGCTCTTCTGCTTTTGGCCATTACACTTGCGGGCACACTTTACTACTTCAGTC GTCTACCTAAGAAGTGTCGACATCGATTTACCAA GACGAATCCATTGCGTTGA
- the LOC132130381 gene encoding uncharacterized protein LOC132130381 isoform X1: protein MTLSCMCFCLFVWMAVSALPTFQATSSVLYAKINGSENLLCECPDHSCQEVFWYRYLEKTKSLQFLVYVNSAGRELHGEQLNVNRFKGSVSSGQKVVYTLRITGLQEDEIGLYSCMFKIKNIMPVGYYIMPGVNPPTVQPPTVKTTKPVKICHCKPSNSPKGCEQFVLWPGIGALLLLAITLAGTLYYFSRECTNSHTELTHVFVTYWYITVVNEKALQLSPCDMFTLACTVSDVQKSIVRVSEALHHSANS, encoded by the exons aTGACCCTCTCTTGCATGTGCTTTTGTTTGTTCGTATGGATGGCAG TGTCCGCGCTGCCCACCTTCCAAGCTACGTCGTCTGTTCTCTACGCCAAAATCAATGGCTCGGAAAATCTGTTATGTGAATGTCCAGATCACTCCTGCCAGGAGGTTTTTTGGTACCGATACCTTGAGAAGACAAAGAGTCTTCAGTTCCTAGTCTATGTCAACAGCGCTGGCAGAGAGCTCCATGGAGAACAACTGAACGTCAATCGCTTCAAGGGCTCCGTGTCCTCTGGACAGAAGGTGGTCTACACCCTGCGTATAACAGGACTACAGGAGGATGAAATCGGCCTCTATTCCTGCATGTTTAAAATTAAGAATATTATGCCTGTTGGATATTACATAATGCCTGGAG TGAATCCTCCAACAGTTCAGCCGCCAACTGTTAAGACCACCAAACCTGTGAAGATCTGTCATTGCAAACCCTCCAATTCTCCTAAAG GCTGTGAACAGTTCGTGCTTTGGCCGGGCATTGGTGCTCTTCTGCTTTTGGCCATTACACTTGCGGGCACACTTTACTACTTCAGTCGTGAgtgcacaaactcacacacagagCTCACACATGTCTTTGTAACATACTGGTACATCACAGTGGTCAATGAAAAAGCTTTACAACTTTCACCATGTGACATGTTTACTCTCGCATGCACTGTTTCAGATGTTCAGAAGTCTATTGTCAGAGTATCAGAAGCGCTACATCACAGTGCTAATAGTTAA
- the LOC132130539 gene encoding zinc finger matrin-type protein 1-like isoform X2, which yields MSELLASVSCSPQCAETDKTKNTDDINPETVQNTNTNISQVEEGSQSDSDLLKGLLTDNFCHICEATLLYESQRVSHYEGKKHAQRVRMYLQNKKAKINKPRQDCGGVLRGLCAQKFCELCNMVFSSPTVAKSHYEGKVHAKNMRKTIPSPPEESTTPGVLPSEAAVLNQISQEQYTSGSGDQEVDHSDPNKYCTLCSASFNNPLVAQQHYIGRKHQRNKTRQEMLDQMGEQSEHASSLTCPICCLTLSSIEMYQAHMQGNKHIVKEKKVMELCKSQKKVYDSFQDELADYIQVQKARGLDPKAGPGTMGQANKDLEESVKEGPQNAEEMPHPGKLVPCFPPPGFPQPHWHPHFQSQVNQFGFGMRGPVPHYRPGYMPHIRPPFTPGHLCKRGKSPESFSSSSFSDSSSYTSNSSDSSSSYNSKELKKQKRKMKMRRKSRRDQEEESDTEPSERKKRHKGDRRGSAEREDERKKWKERKKRERSSSEDEESRSKRRASKKSRRHGDGQYAKRRKVEELLVKQEIEVHEEPQGKMEEHVEVRTEAKDGKHKHKKERKKGKEKTNQEDNRTEEERLWDETILGVS from the exons ATGTCCGAACTTCTAGCTAGTGTATCGTGTTCTCCGCAGTGTGCGGAAACAGACAAAACCAAAAATACAGACGATATCAATCCAGAAACAGTACAAAACACTAACACCAATATTTCTCAGGTTGAAGAAG GGTCTCAGAGCGACAGTGATCTTCTCAAAGGCCTGTTGACAGATAACTTCTGTCACATCTGTGAAGCAACCCTGCTTTATGAGTCCCAGAGAGTTTCTCATTATGAG GGGAAAAAACATGCACAAAGAGTCAGAATGTACCTGCAGAACAAGAAAGCTAAAATAAATAAGCCACGCCAAGATTGTGGAGGCGTTTTG AGAGGTCTGTGTGCACAGAAGTTCTGCGAGCTGTGCAACATGGTATTCAGCTCTCCAACTGTGGCCAAGTCGCACTATGAGGGCAAAGTTCATGCCAAGAACATGAGAAAAACAATTCCTTCTCCACCTGAAG AATCCACAACTCCTGGTGTCCTCCCATCAGAGGCTGCTGTGCTGAATCAGATCAGTCAGGAGCAGTACACTTCTGGCTCGGGCGATCAAGAGGTGGATCATAGTGACCCCAACAAGTATTGTACGCTGTGCAGCGCTTCCTTTAACAATCCTCTGGTCGCACAGCAGCACTACATCGGCCGGAAGCATCAGCGGAACAAGACCCGGCAAGAGATGCTGGACCAGATGGGGGAACAGTCAGAACATG CGAGCTCCCTGACTTGCCCGATTTGCTGTCTGACGCTCAGCTCAATAGAGATGTACCAAGCACACATGCAGGGAAACAAACACATTGTCAA GGAGAAGAAAGTCATGGAACTGTGCAAATCTCAGAAGAAAGTGTACGACTCCTTCCAGGATGAGCTGGCTGACTACATTCAGGTGCAGAAGGCCCGGGGACTAGATCCCAAAGCAGGGCCGGGTACCATGGGACAAGCAAACAAGGATCTGGAAGAGAGTGTGAAAGAAGGTCCACAGAACGCAGAAGAGATGCCTCATCCTGGCAAGCTGGTACCATGTTTCCCACCCCCTGGTTTCCCTCAACCTCACTGGCACCCACACTTCCAGTCTCAGGTCAATCAATTTGGCTTTGGCATGAGAGGCCCTGTCCCACACTATCGGCCGGGGTATATGCCCCATATCCGTCCTCCTTTCACACCTGGTCACCTGTGTAAAAGAGGAAAGAGCCCCGAATCATTTAGCTCCTCCTCTTTTTCAGACTCCTCCTCCTACACTAGCAACAGTAGTGACAGCAGCAGCAGTTACAACAGCAAAGAGCTGAAGAAACAGAAGAGGAAGATGAAAATGCGAAGGAAGAGCAGAAGAGACCAGGAGGAAGAGTCGGATACGGAACCAAGTGAAAGGAAAAAGAGGCATAAAGGAGACAGGAGAGGAAGTGCAGAAAGAGaagatgaaagaaagaaatggaaggagagaaaaaaaagagagaggagcTCTAGTGAAGACGAGGAAAGCAGAAGTAAAAGAAGAGCAAGCAAGAAAAGTAGGAGGCACGGGGATGGACAGTATGCAAAGAGACGAAAAGTAGAGGAACTCTTGGTCAAACAAGAGATTGAAGTGCACGAGGAACCACAGGGAAAGATGGAGGAGCACGTAGAGGTCAGGACAGAAGCAAAAGatggcaaacacaaacacaaaaaagaaaggaaaaaaggaaaagagaaGACGAATCAAGAAGACAACAGGACAGAGGAGGAAAGGCTCTGGGATGAGACGATTCTTGGTGTttcttag
- the LOC132130539 gene encoding zinc finger matrin-type protein 1-like isoform X1, with the protein MSELLASVSCSPQCAETDKTKNTDDINPETVQNTNTNISQVEEGSQSDSDLLKGLLTDNFCHICEATLLYESQRVSHYEGKKHAQRVRMYLQNKKAKINKPRQDCGGVLRGLCAQKFCELCNMVFSSPTVAKSHYEGKVHAKNMRKTIPSPPEAPVLESTTPGVLPSEAAVLNQISQEQYTSGSGDQEVDHSDPNKYCTLCSASFNNPLVAQQHYIGRKHQRNKTRQEMLDQMGEQSEHASSLTCPICCLTLSSIEMYQAHMQGNKHIVKEKKVMELCKSQKKVYDSFQDELADYIQVQKARGLDPKAGPGTMGQANKDLEESVKEGPQNAEEMPHPGKLVPCFPPPGFPQPHWHPHFQSQVNQFGFGMRGPVPHYRPGYMPHIRPPFTPGHLCKRGKSPESFSSSSFSDSSSYTSNSSDSSSSYNSKELKKQKRKMKMRRKSRRDQEEESDTEPSERKKRHKGDRRGSAEREDERKKWKERKKRERSSSEDEESRSKRRASKKSRRHGDGQYAKRRKVEELLVKQEIEVHEEPQGKMEEHVEVRTEAKDGKHKHKKERKKGKEKTNQEDNRTEEERLWDETILGVS; encoded by the exons ATGTCCGAACTTCTAGCTAGTGTATCGTGTTCTCCGCAGTGTGCGGAAACAGACAAAACCAAAAATACAGACGATATCAATCCAGAAACAGTACAAAACACTAACACCAATATTTCTCAGGTTGAAGAAG GGTCTCAGAGCGACAGTGATCTTCTCAAAGGCCTGTTGACAGATAACTTCTGTCACATCTGTGAAGCAACCCTGCTTTATGAGTCCCAGAGAGTTTCTCATTATGAG GGGAAAAAACATGCACAAAGAGTCAGAATGTACCTGCAGAACAAGAAAGCTAAAATAAATAAGCCACGCCAAGATTGTGGAGGCGTTTTG AGAGGTCTGTGTGCACAGAAGTTCTGCGAGCTGTGCAACATGGTATTCAGCTCTCCAACTGTGGCCAAGTCGCACTATGAGGGCAAAGTTCATGCCAAGAACATGAGAAAAACAATTCCTTCTCCACCTGAAG CGCCCGTCCTAGAATCCACAACTCCTGGTGTCCTCCCATCAGAGGCTGCTGTGCTGAATCAGATCAGTCAGGAGCAGTACACTTCTGGCTCGGGCGATCAAGAGGTGGATCATAGTGACCCCAACAAGTATTGTACGCTGTGCAGCGCTTCCTTTAACAATCCTCTGGTCGCACAGCAGCACTACATCGGCCGGAAGCATCAGCGGAACAAGACCCGGCAAGAGATGCTGGACCAGATGGGGGAACAGTCAGAACATG CGAGCTCCCTGACTTGCCCGATTTGCTGTCTGACGCTCAGCTCAATAGAGATGTACCAAGCACACATGCAGGGAAACAAACACATTGTCAA GGAGAAGAAAGTCATGGAACTGTGCAAATCTCAGAAGAAAGTGTACGACTCCTTCCAGGATGAGCTGGCTGACTACATTCAGGTGCAGAAGGCCCGGGGACTAGATCCCAAAGCAGGGCCGGGTACCATGGGACAAGCAAACAAGGATCTGGAAGAGAGTGTGAAAGAAGGTCCACAGAACGCAGAAGAGATGCCTCATCCTGGCAAGCTGGTACCATGTTTCCCACCCCCTGGTTTCCCTCAACCTCACTGGCACCCACACTTCCAGTCTCAGGTCAATCAATTTGGCTTTGGCATGAGAGGCCCTGTCCCACACTATCGGCCGGGGTATATGCCCCATATCCGTCCTCCTTTCACACCTGGTCACCTGTGTAAAAGAGGAAAGAGCCCCGAATCATTTAGCTCCTCCTCTTTTTCAGACTCCTCCTCCTACACTAGCAACAGTAGTGACAGCAGCAGCAGTTACAACAGCAAAGAGCTGAAGAAACAGAAGAGGAAGATGAAAATGCGAAGGAAGAGCAGAAGAGACCAGGAGGAAGAGTCGGATACGGAACCAAGTGAAAGGAAAAAGAGGCATAAAGGAGACAGGAGAGGAAGTGCAGAAAGAGaagatgaaagaaagaaatggaaggagagaaaaaaaagagagaggagcTCTAGTGAAGACGAGGAAAGCAGAAGTAAAAGAAGAGCAAGCAAGAAAAGTAGGAGGCACGGGGATGGACAGTATGCAAAGAGACGAAAAGTAGAGGAACTCTTGGTCAAACAAGAGATTGAAGTGCACGAGGAACCACAGGGAAAGATGGAGGAGCACGTAGAGGTCAGGACAGAAGCAAAAGatggcaaacacaaacacaaaaaagaaaggaaaaaaggaaaagagaaGACGAATCAAGAAGACAACAGGACAGAGGAGGAAAGGCTCTGGGATGAGACGATTCTTGGTGTttcttag